The Desertifilum tharense IPPAS B-1220 genome includes a region encoding these proteins:
- a CDS encoding Tic20 family protein, producing the protein MTWRGSTTVLDRIFACLPYLLPLIDALMFGRFLLMQFPVLQLLFVPLLPLIQLYTSVPFISLIVFFALFLAVVRNPNINHFIRFNAMQAILLDIVLILCNLVFQYILGPALQVGILLETLSNTIFLAIVVAFVYAVVQSLMGRYAEIPTISDAAYAQVR; encoded by the coding sequence ATGACTTGGCGCGGTTCGACGACTGTCCTCGATCGCATTTTTGCTTGCTTGCCCTATTTGCTGCCGTTGATCGATGCGTTGATGTTTGGGCGATTTTTGTTGATGCAGTTCCCGGTGTTGCAACTCCTCTTCGTGCCCTTGTTACCGTTGATCCAGCTTTATACGAGCGTGCCTTTTATTAGCTTAATTGTTTTCTTTGCGCTCTTTTTAGCAGTGGTGAGAAATCCCAATATCAATCACTTTATTCGCTTTAATGCGATGCAAGCGATTTTGTTGGATATTGTTTTAATATTATGTAACTTGGTGTTCCAATACATTCTCGGCCCGGCGCTGCAAGTGGGAATTTTGCTGGAAACCCTATCCAACACCATCTTTTTGGCGATTGTCGTCGCGTTTGTGTATGCAGTAGTGCAATCCCTGATGGGTCGTTATGCAGAAATTCCCACGATCTCTGATGCTGCCTATGCTCAAGTTCGATAG
- the glyA gene encoding serine hydroxymethyltransferase translates to MTQTNLDFLVKTDPTVATIIQQELQRQRDRVELIASENFTSAAVMAAQGCVMTNKYAEGLPGKRYYGGCEYVDLVEQLAIDRVKQLFGAAHANVQPHSGAQANFAVFLALLEPGDTIMGMDLSHGGHLTHGSPVNVSGKWFKVCHYGVSPETERLDYDQILELARQHRPKLIICGYSAYPRIIDFEKFRAIADEVGAYLLADIAHIAGLVATGHHPSPLPYCDVVTTTTHKTLRGPRGGLIMTRDAELGKKLDKAVFPGNQGGPLEHVIAAKAVAFGEALAPEFKTYSAQVIANAQALANQLQARGLKIVSGGTDNHLMLVDLRSVNMTGKRADQLVSEINITANKNTVPFDPESPFVTSGLRLGSPAMTTRGMGTPEFQEIGNIIADRLLNPEDSAIAQNCRHRVASLCDRFPLYPHLQIPVPQLESALT, encoded by the coding sequence GTGACACAAACGAACTTAGACTTTCTAGTCAAAACCGATCCCACCGTTGCCACCATTATCCAACAAGAACTGCAACGCCAACGCGATCGCGTCGAACTGATTGCGAGTGAAAACTTCACCTCAGCAGCAGTCATGGCCGCTCAAGGCTGCGTCATGACCAACAAATACGCTGAAGGTCTACCGGGCAAACGCTATTATGGCGGCTGCGAGTACGTCGATCTTGTCGAACAACTCGCCATCGATCGCGTCAAGCAACTGTTTGGGGCAGCCCATGCCAACGTCCAACCCCACTCTGGGGCACAAGCGAACTTCGCCGTCTTCCTTGCCCTGCTAGAGCCAGGAGACACCATTATGGGCATGGACTTATCCCACGGCGGACACCTCACCCACGGCTCTCCCGTCAACGTATCCGGGAAATGGTTTAAAGTCTGTCACTACGGCGTCAGTCCAGAAACCGAACGCTTAGACTACGACCAAATTCTCGAACTGGCCCGCCAACATCGGCCCAAACTGATCATTTGCGGCTATTCCGCCTATCCGCGCATCATTGATTTTGAGAAGTTCAGAGCGATCGCCGATGAAGTTGGCGCTTACCTGCTAGCCGATATCGCTCACATTGCCGGACTCGTTGCCACCGGACATCATCCCAGCCCCCTCCCCTACTGCGATGTCGTCACCACCACCACCCACAAAACCCTGCGCGGGCCCCGTGGCGGTCTGATTATGACTCGCGATGCCGAACTGGGCAAAAAACTCGATAAAGCCGTATTCCCCGGCAACCAAGGCGGCCCCCTAGAACACGTCATCGCCGCCAAAGCCGTTGCTTTCGGCGAAGCCCTCGCCCCAGAATTTAAAACCTATTCTGCCCAAGTCATCGCCAACGCCCAAGCCTTAGCCAACCAACTGCAAGCACGCGGACTCAAAATTGTTTCCGGCGGCACGGACAATCACCTGATGTTAGTGGATTTGCGCTCCGTTAACATGACCGGGAAACGAGCCGACCAACTGGTGAGCGAAATCAACATCACCGCCAACAAAAATACCGTCCCCTTTGACCCCGAATCGCCCTTTGTCACCAGCGGTTTGCGCCTCGGTTCGCCCGCAATGACCACGCGGGGGATGGGAACGCCCGAATTTCAGGAGATTGGCAACATTATCGCCGATCGCCTCCTCAATCCCGAAGATAGCGCAATTGCTCAAAATTGTCGCCACCGGGTTGCCTCCTTGTGCGATCGCTTCCCCCTATACCCTCATTTGCAAATTCCGGTTCCCCAGCTTGAAAGCGCGTTAACTTAA